Proteins encoded within one genomic window of Calonectris borealis chromosome 1, bCalBor7.hap1.2, whole genome shotgun sequence:
- the DENND11 gene encoding DENN domain-containing protein 11 produces MVERADEAPLLFWAEGPAVSAPPPAAEAGGGGGGRRLGGGWSAAPWGGAGPAEAAGPPPRAEAEEDQIVAVFVVTFDPRTGNMVEWCLPQDIDLEGVEFKSMASGSHKIQSDFIYFRKGLCFGLACFANMPVESELERGARMKSVGILSPSYTLLYRYMHFLENQVRHQLEMPGHYSHLEAFYDDKKGVLPDSKGTPTSQQPVHWLPSIHRYMYPEMKITHPAGCMSQFIKFFGEQILVLWKFALLRKRILIFSPPPVGVVCYRVYCCCCLANVSLPGLGGTVPESKPFFYVNVADIEMLETEVSYVACTTEKIFEEKRDLYDVYVDNQNVKTHHEHLQPLLKINNADKEKYRRLNDQRQMLMYSQEVGEDCSSCEEDLFILFFMEQNNRIFQTLMEVSASQDKTLTADHARGMGLDPQGDRSFLMDLLEVYGIDVMLVIDNPCCT; encoded by the exons aTGGTGGAGCGCGCAGACGAGGCGCCGCTGCTCTTCTGGGCCGAGGGCCCCGCCGTgtccgcgccgccgcccgcggccgaggcgggcggcggcggcggcgggcggcggctcggcggcggcTGGAGCGCGGCTCCatggggcggcgcggggccggcggaggcggcggggccgccgccgcgggcggaGGCGGAGGAGGACCAGATCGTGGCCGTCTTCGTGGTCACCTTCGACCCCCGCACGG GCAACATGGTGGAGTGGTGTTTACCCCAAGATATTGATTTGGAAGGCGTGGAATTCAAATCCATGGCAAGCGGGTCCCACAAGATCCAGTCAGATTTCAT TTATTTCCGGAAAGGGCTCTGTTTTGGCCTGGCCTGCTTTGCCAACATGCCCGTGGAGAGTGAGCTAGAGCGTGGTGCCCGCATGAAGTCCGTGGGGATTCTCTCCCCTTCCTACACCCTGCTGTATAGGTACATGCACTTCCTGGAGAACCAGGTCAG aCACCAGCTGGAGATGCCAGGGCACTACTCCCACCTAGAGGCATTCTATGATGACAAGAAAGGAGTTCTCCCTGATAGCAAGGGCACCCCCACCTCTCAGCAACCTGTCCACTGGCTGCCGTCCATCCACAGATACATGTACCCAGAGATGAAG ATCACACACCCTGCTGGCTGTATGTCTCAGTTCATCAAATTCTTCGGTGAGCAGATCCTTGTGCTCTGGAAGTTTGCCCTGCTGCGCAAGCGCATATTGATATTTTCACCACCCCCAGTTGGAGTTGTCTGCTATAGAG TGTATTGCTGCTGTTGCCTTGCCAATGTTTCTCTGCCTGGTCTTGGAGGAACTGTCCCAGAGTCCAAACCATTCTTCTATGTGAATGTGGCAGACATAGAAATGCTGGAGACAGAAGTATCATATGTGGCCT GTACAACAGAAAAGATCTTTGAGGAGAAACGGGATCTCTATGATGTCTATGTGGACAACCAGAATGTGAAGACACATCACGAGCACTTGCAACCACTCCTGAAAATTAACAATGCTGACAAGGAGAAGTACCGACGGCTCAATGACCAGAG GCAGATGTTAATGTATTCTCAAGAAGTGGGTGAGGATTGTAGCTCCTGTGAAGAGGACCTTTTCATCTT GTTTTTCATGGAGCAGAACAACCGCATATTTCAGACGCTGATGGAGGTGTCGGCCAGCCAGGACAAGACACTGACAGCTGACCACGCACGAGGCATGGGCCTGGATCCTCAAGGGGATCGAAGTTTCCTTATGGACCTGCTGGAAGTGTATGGCATTGATGTTATGCTAGTCATTGACAACCCCTGCTGCACTTAA